GTCGGGCCGGCACGACGGCGATGAACGGAGGAGTGGTGATGTTGGCGTGGGTCATCGGCAGGGCGGGCACAAAGACGGGCGGCGATGAAGCCGGAAGAAAGCGACCGCGCATGCAGCGCGGCCGCGGACAGGCAAAACAATAAAAGCAGATCGCGGCACGCCGCAAACACGGCCGCCGCGTGCGAGGGCGGCCAGACTCAGGCCACAGAGCCCGGATTCAGATCCACCGGCGTGCCTTCTACGGTCTGCCGCGCTTCGTCGACCAGCATGACGGGAATGCCGTCGCGAATCGGATAGGCCAGCTTGTCCGCGTTGCAGATCAGCTCCTGCGCGGCGCGGTCGTAGCTGAGCGGGCCCTTGCAGATCGGGCAGACGAGAATTTCAAGCAGGCGAGCGTCCACGGACTTTCTCCACAACTAATGCAATGAGGCGATGATCGAGCGCGGCTTCGACCGGGACAACCCAGATGCGCGCGTCGTGCCAGGACCCTAATTTTACCGCATCCTTTTCCGTTATCAGGATGGCGTCGGCGTCCACGTCGATAAACGGATTGCGCTCGAACGCGTAGTGATCCGGCAGCGCGCGGGTGGCGGGCGTGAGGCCGGCGGCGCGCAGTGTAGCGAAGAAGCGCTCCGGCGCGCCGATGCCGGCCGCGGCCAGCACGCGGTCTCCGCTGAATTGCGCGAGCGGCCGACGCAACGCGGGATTGTCGAGATGCCACGCGTCGGCGGGCGCGAGTTGCAATGCGAAGGTGTTCGGCCATGCGGGCAGCGTGCGCGCGTAAGGGTCGTTGATGAGCGTTGCGTCGCGGCGGCGCGACAGCGGCTCACGGAGCGGGCCGGCCGGCAGCAGAAAACCGTTGCCGCCGAGCCGGTGGTCGAACACGACGAGTTCGGCGTCGCGTTCGAGCCGGTAATGCTGCAAGCCGTCGTCGCTCACGATCACGTCGACTTCGCGGTGCGCGGCGCACAGCGCCCGTGCGGCCGCCACGCGATCCGGACAGACCCAGACTGGCGCGCCGGTGCGTCGGGCGATCAGCAGCGGTTCGTCGCCGCCGACGCTCGCCGCCGAAGCGGGCGTGACCCGCGTCGGCATCTTCACGCGCGCACCGTAGCCGCGCGACACCACGCCGGGTTTGAAGCCCGCGGCGCGTAACGCCTCGACCAGCGCGATCACGGTCGGCGTCTTGCCGGTGCCGCCGACGGTCACATTGCCGACCACCACCACGGGCACGCCGATGCGCACCGATTTCAACCAGCCGAACGAAAAGGCGGCGCGGCGCGCGGCGGCGATCGCGCCGAACACGCAGGCAAGCGGCGTCAGCGCCCAGGCGAGCGGACCGCGCTGCTGCCATTCGCGCGCAAGGCGTGCTTCGAGACGGTTGCTGACTTCGCTCATGGGCAGATCGCGCGGACGAGCGGCGCGCCGCTCGCGGGAAGGCGCCGGGACGGCGGCGTGAAGGAGCTGTGCGCAATACGCGGGGCAAGCATCAACGCGGTTCTCCGGACGATGGAAGGTGAGGCAAAAAATGAAGCAGGACGGCAACCGGCGCACTTGTGCAGTGTGCCGCAATGCCGGGCGCGGCGGGTGCGTTCGGCATGCCGTCGAACCCGCCACTCTAGCGCGCGGGTGTCCCGCCCCGCAAGTTGCGCACCGGGCGCCGCGCGACGAAACGGCGCTTCCGGCGTTGCGCCCAGCCTGTGGATAACTTTGTGGAGAACCTGCCGTCCGATCGGCGGAGAAGGCCGTTCCGCGCGCCCAGTATCGGTCATCATTCTCTATAACGAGGTGTAAACACCATATAAATCAACGACATGCCTAGAATTCATGCGGCCGCGCGGGCAGTCTGGCGAGATCCGTCTGGCAGGTCCCGCCATGTGGACACTTTTGACAATTTGAGCGCCGCGCTGGACGCGGATGGCCGGTCGGTCTATCGTCTGTCCGGCCAGCCACACATATTCCTCGCATGAATCCCGAAAGCCCTTTTTCCTCGTCGGCGACGCCCGGCGGTGAGGTCGTCGTTCCCGTTTCGGCGCTCAATCGCGCGATCGGTACGATGCTCGAACGTTCGTTTCCGCTCGTCTGGGTCGCCGGCGAAGTGTCGAATTTCACGCGTGCCGCGAGCGGCCACTGGTATTTCTCCATCAAGGACGCGCAGGCGCAAATGCGTTGCGTAATGTTCCGCGGGCGGGCGCAATACGCCGAATTCACGCCGCGCGAAGGCGACCGCATCGAAGTGCGCGCGCTGGTGACGATGTACGAGCCGCGCGGCGAACTGCAACTGAATGTGGAAGCGGTGCGGCGCACCGGGCAGGGACGTCTCTACGAAGCGTTCCTCAGGCTGAAAGCGCAACTCGAAGCCGAAGGTCTCTTTGCCGCTGAACGAAAACGCGCGTTGCCGTCGCATCCCCGGACAATTGGCATTGTGACGTCGTTGCAGGCCGCCGCCTTGCGCGACGTCCTGACCACACTGTCGCGGCGCGCACCGCACATTCCGGTGATCGTTTATCCGGCGCCGGTGCAGGGCGTGGGCGTGAGTGGCAAGCTCGCCGCGATGGTCGACGCCGCCAACGCGCGGCGCGAAGTCGATGTGCTGATCGTGTGCCGCGGCGGCGGCTCGATCGAAGACTTGTGGGCGTTCAACGAAGAAGTGCTGGCGCGCGCGATTGCGGAAAGCGCGATTCCGGTGGTCAGCGGCGTGGGCCACGAAACCGATTTCACGATCGCCGACTTCGCCGCGGACGTGCGCGCGCCGACGCCCACCGGCGCCGCCGAACTCGTCAGTCCGCAGCGCGTGCTGCTGTTGCGCGAGTTGGATCACCGTCACGCAACGCTCGCGCGCGGCTTCGGTCGCATGATGGAGCGGCGCGCCCAACAGCTCGACTGGCTCGCGCGCCGACTGGTGTCGCCGGCCGAGCGCCTCGCGCGGCAACGCACGCATCTGCAGCAACTGAGCGTGCGGCTCGCGTCGGCGGGCGCGCGTCCAGTGCGTGACGCGCGAGCGCGGTTTTCGCTGCTGCAGATGCGCTGGCAGCGTTGGCGTCCGGACCTCGCCGGGCATCAGGCGAAACTCGGCAATCTTTCGCAACGTCTGGACGCCGCTTTGTTACGGCAGCATGAACGTCAGACTGCGCGCATCGACACGCTCGCCGCGCGCCTCGAAGTGCTGAGTCCGCAGCGTACGCTCGAGCGTGGTTATGCCGCGGTGCTCGATGCGCAGAGCGGGCGTGCGGTGCGCGCGCCGTCGTCGTTGAAGCCGGGACGGCGTCTCACAGTGCATCTCGCGGAAGGCGCCGCGGACATCGCACTGGCCGATGTGCAGCCGCGCCTGACCGACGGTTTCTGACACTTCGCCGACGGTATGAGTGCCCGTACTTTTGACTGTTGCGAGGACCGGGCACACGCAGCGAGGAAGCACTATTTACGCTACACGTGCGGCATGTTCGCCGATGCCGGACATAAAGTCCGTTGGTTTGCGGGGTTATTCCAACTCGCCTACAATCGAGTGCTCTAAAGCGTTATCCGCAGACTCCCCCACAACAGATACAGACAGAAGGAAAGCACCATGGAACATACGCTCCCGCCGCTGCCGTTCGCGAAAAACGCACTCGTTCCGCACATGTCGGAAGAGACGCTCGAGTATCACTACGGCAAGCATCACCAGACCTATGTGACCAACCTGAACAATCTGATCAAGGGTACCGAGTTCGAGAACCTGTCGCTCGAAGAGATCGTCAAGAAGGCATCGGGCGGCGTGTTCAACAACGCAGCTCAAGTGTGGAATCACACGTTCTTCTGGAACAGCCTGTCGCCGCAAGGTGGCGGTGCGCCGACCGGTGCGCTCGCTGACGCGATCAACGCCAAGTGGGGCTCGTTCGACAAGTTCAAGGAAGAGTTCGCCAAGACCGCGGTCGGCACGTTCGGTTCGGGCTGGGCATGGCTGGTGAAGAAGGCCGACGGTTCGCTCGACCTCGTGTCCACGAGCAATGCCGCTACGCCGCTGACCACCGACGCGAAAGCACTGCTGACGATCGACGTGTGGGAACACGCTTACTACATCGACTACCGCAATGCACGTCCGAAGTTCGTCGAAGCGTACTGGAACATCGTCAACTGGGCATTCGCGTCGAAGAACTTCGCGTGAGACTGCTGGTCGGTGACAATACAGTTTGGAAACGGCAAAGAAGTCTGGAAAGCGGGCAGGGTGCCACGCAATAAACTTTGAAGGCCGTAGCCAATATGAAAGCCCTCTATAAGAGGGCTTTTTTTTGCGCCTGGCTTTTCTTTTCAAAGCGACTCTTTTTCGCGGACATAGCTGATTCAAGCCAGACGTCTAGCTCTGGCGCTGAGCAGCAAAGGCTTCCTGTTCCGCGCGGCGCACGCACGCCGAAGCAACCGTGTGCCCGATCACGGCTTTACTCCGCCCGGCATATATCCATGAGAACGATGGGTTTCATCTGAAAATATAGGCTATCAAGATCGTAAGTCGAAGCCTATTGTGCGTTTTCCGGCAAACGCATCGTCTGCCACTTCGGAGATCGTTCTCATGAAACTGCTACACGTAGATTCCAGCATCCTCGGGCAAGGCTCCGTCAGTCGTGATCTGTCAGCGGACGTAGTCGCGACCTTCCAGGCGCGCCATCCCGACCTCGCGGTCACTCGTCTCGACCTTGCCGTCACACCGATCGGCCATCTGACGGCAGCACACCTCGCGGCCGCGCAAGGCGCTCCGGTCGACGAGGCATTAAAGTCCGACGTTGCCGCCGGCCAGGTTGCGCTCGACGAGTTTCTGGCCGCCGACATCGTGGTCATCGGCGCGCCGATGTACAACCTTGGCGTGCCCTCTCAACTGAAGGCCTGGATCGACCGCCTCTCTGTCGCCGGGAAGACGTTCAGCTACGGGGAGCACGGCCCGGTTGGACTATGCGGCGGCAAGAAGCTGATCATCGCCTCGTCGCGCGGCGGCGTTTATCGCGAGGGCTCGCCCGCAGCCTTCTTCGATCATCAGGAAACCTATCTGAAGGCGGCCTTCGGTTTTCTGGGCATCACGGATATCGCCTTCATTCGCGCGGAAGGTGTGGCGATGGGTCCGGAGGCGCGCAGTGGGGCCATTGCCTCGGCGAAGAAAGAGACCGCGGCACTCGCCGCGTGACGAAGGCATTGTCATCAGCAGATTGCCGATCGCGTCTGCGACTTCGTGCCGGGCGGCGGCACGTCCGGTATCTGCCTGCACCCGTTTGACCAAGGCAAAGGAGCACTTGCATGACTCATTCGATCCACGGCAACAAACGCTGGCTAGCGCTGATCGTTCTGTGCCTTGGCGTGCTCATGATCGTGCTCGATACGACGATCGTGAACGTTGCGCTGCCGTCCATCGCCGCGGACCTCGGCTTTAGCGAAACTTCGCTGGTGTGGGTGGTCAACGCGTACATGCTGACCTACGGCGGCTGTCTGCTGCTTGGCGGACGGCTGGGCGATCTATATGGCCACCGCAAGCTGTTCCTCGGTGGCATTGCGCTGTTCACGCTGGCGTCGCTCGCCTGCGGCATGGCCAACTCGCAAATCCTGCTGATTTGCGCGCGTGCGGTGCAGGGTTTGGGCGGCGCGGTCGTCTCCGCTGTTTCGCTGTCGCTGATCATGAATCTGTTCACCGAGACCGGCGAACGGGCCAAAGCAATGGGCGTGTACGGCTTTGTCTGCGCAGGGGGCGGCAGCATCGGCGTATTGCTCGGCGGTCTGCTGACCAACCTGCTGAGCTGGCACTGGATCTTTCTCGTCAACTTGCCCATTGGCATCGCCGTTTATGCGATGTGCGTCGCGCTCTTGCCGTCGGCCCGCGGTCATGCTCATGGCGAACGGCTCGACGTGGCCGGCGCCGTGACGGTAACGGCTTCGCTGATGCTCGCCGTGTACGCAGTCGTGAACGGCAATGAAGCGGGCTGGACCTCGGCGCAGACGCTGGGCCTGCTGTTCGCCGCGCTGGCGCTGCTGGCCGTGTTTCTCGTTATCGAAGCGCGCGTGCAGCATCCGTTGATGCCGCTCGGTCTGTTCCACTTGCGCAATGTCGCGACGGCCAATGTGGTCGGCGTGCTTTGGACGGCGGCGATGTTCGGGTGGTTCTTCATCTCAGCCTTGTATCTGCAGCGCGTGCTCGGCTACCGACCCTTGCAGGTCGGGCTCGCGTTCCTGCCTGCCAGTCTGATCATGGCGTTCTTTTCGCTGGGCCTGTCGGCGCGCGTGGTGATGCGGTTCGGGCTGCGCCTTCCGCTTGCCGTCGGGCTGCTCGTCGCGGCGTGTGGCCTCGCGCTGTTTGCACGGGCACCGGTGAACGGCAACTTCCTGTTCGACGTGCTGCCCGGCATGATCCTGCTCGGATTCGGCGCCGGCATCGCATTCAATTCCGTGCTGCTGGCTGCCATGAGCGACGTCGATCCGAACGATTCAGGCCTCGCGTCCGGTATCGTCAATACGTCGCTCATGATGGGAGGCGCACTCGGCCTCGCGGTGCTCGCCAGTCTCGCTGCCGCGCGCAGCGACGCAATGCAGGCTTCCGAAAGCGCCGCGGCGGCGCTCAATAGCGGCTATCACGTGGCGTTTCTGTTCGGTGCGATCTTCGCGGCGGCGGCGGGTGTGCTGGGAGGGTTGTTGTTGCGTCCTGGGCAGCCAGGTGGCGCCGGCGCGCGACCGGTTGCTGACGGTTACGGCGTAACGACGGCGAGCACCGCACCCACAACCGGCAACGCGGCAGCGACAGAACACTACTGACCGAACACGGGCCGTCGGTAGTTGCGTGAAGGGCATCCTGCCGGCGATGCAGAGGATTGCTTCTCACACGACGCGGCGCATAAAATCTTTGTCACAGTTGGTAACGGCACCCGTGCTTCCAGTTCGCCTTCAGCCGGGCGACGGCGCGTCCAGATGCAGACGAAAAAAATACGGTAACTATCTCGTAAACAAAGCGCGCGCAAATTGGCCTAACGTATGTTTCCCCTATGAAGAAACGTGCGCCACCATGATCTCAAGTCCTAAATCGATACGCGTCGCGCTGCCTGTGGCAGCGGTCGCACTGGCGCTCCTCGGCGGCTGCGCGGTGGTGCCGCCGAGCGGTCCGTCCATCGTCGCGTTGCCGCGCAGCGGCGAGCCGCTCAATCAGTTCCAGCAGGACGACTACAACTGCCGCGACTACGCCTATCGCTCGACCAACGCGACCGGCGCCTCGCAGGCCGCGACCACGAATAGCGTCAATAGCACCGCTCTCGGCACGCTGGGCGGCGCCGCCGTCGGTGCACTCCTTGGCGCAGCCGCGGGCAATGCCGGCGCGGGTGCGGCGATTGGTGCAGGAAGCGGCCTGCTGGTCGGCGGCGCGGCCGGCGCGAACGGCGCACAGTATTCGGCGGGTAGCCTCCAGGCGCAGTACGACGCGGCGTACGCGCAGTGCATGACATCCAAGGGCAACACGATTTCGCAGCCGCAGATGCCGGTTTACGCACCGCAGCCGGTATATGTTGCGCCGCCGCCCCGTTATTACGGGCCACCGCCGGTAATGTATGCCCCCTATCCGTACTACTAATCGAATTCCGTTGAGCGTCCGCATCCACTGAATCGCATCGTCTTCACGTATTGCCTCGTATGGCGGAGAGAGGCGACACGATGGCGATAAACGCCTTTGCAAACAGCGTACGGTTAAGCAGCAGTAAGGGCGATGAATGTATTCAGCGAGCGGGAGACGCGCGTGGCGGACTCCTCTCTTACGGCACGCGACGCGATTTTTCGGCGCGCCGTTCGTTGTGCGGAGCTGACCGTCGCATCGTTCAAGAGACGAGGCGAAAATGCGAATCTCGCAAGCTGGCGTTGAGACACCCGGACTCGGCGCGTGGACCCGTCGGGCCACGGTGGCGACGCTGATCGCCGTCGCCGCCTGTTTCGTGTCGTGCGGCGGCGGTTCGGGCGGCACGTCCGGCGTGGCGTCGGGGTCGTCGGGCGGAAGCGGTAGTGGTACGCCGAGCGGCTCGGATTCGGGTTCGGGTTCGGGCAGCACGGGAACCAGTGGCTCGGGGACCGGTAGTGCCGGTGCGGGCACTGGCAGCACTGGGACCGGCTCGACCACCGGCGCTGGCTCGACCACTGGCACTGGCGCCGGAACTGGAACCGAAACCGGAACCGGAACGACCGGCACGGGCAACACGCCGGTAGCGGTGACGGCCTACGCCACCGACGTCCTCATGCATCACAACGATCTCGGCCGCACCGGTCAGATGCTTGCCGAGACCACGCTCACGCCAGCGAACGTCAATTCGGCAGGCTTCGGCAAGCTTGCGTTTCTTGCCGCGGACGGCAAGGTCGACGGGCAACCGCTTTTCGTCACCAGTCTGTCAATCGGCGGCACGGCGCACGACGTGGTGTATGTGGTCACCGAACACGATAGCGTGTACGCCTACGACGCCACATCTTTCGCGCAACTGTGGAAAGTCTCGTTGATCGGCAGTGGCGAAACGCCCAGCGACGATCACGGATGCCCGGACATCACTCCTGAGATCGGCATTACGTCGACGCCGGTCATCGACCGCAACCGCGGCACAAACGGCGTGCTGTATGCCGTCGCGATGACGAAAGACAGTACTGGCGGCTACCATCACCGGCTGCATGCGCTCGATTTGACGACCGGCGCCGAAGTACTCGGCGGTCCGACGGAAATCGCGGCGACTTATCCGGGCAACGGCGCGGGCAGCGTCAATGGCGTGATCAACTTCAACCCGACGCTGCATACGGAGCGCGCGGCACTCACGCTGGTCGGCGGCAACATCTACATGGGCTGGACCGCGCACTGCATGGGGGGCTCGTACACCGGCTGGTTGATGGCCTATAGCGCTGACACGCTGAAACAGACGAGCGTGCTCAACATCACGCCGAACGGCAGTCAGGGCTCGATCTGGATGGCCGGCTCGGGTATGGCGTCGGACGGCACGTCGCTCTATGTCGTGGACGGCAACGGCACGTTCGGCACCACGCTGAATGCGCAGGGCTTCCCCGTCGACGGCGACTTCGGTGATTCGATGATGAAGCTCTCCTTGGGCAACCTGCAGGTCACCGACTATTTCGCGATGTCAGATGTGGTCACGCAAGCGGCCACCGACAACGATTTTGGCTCGGGCGGCGCCATGGTGTTGCCGGATCAGACCACGGCAGGCGGTGTCGTCAAGCATCTGGCGGTGGCGGCCGGCAAGGACAACCATATCTATGTCGTCGATCGCGACTCGATGGGTAAATTCAGCCCAACGGCCAACAACATCTGGCAGGAGTTGATCGGTACGCTGGCGGGCGGCATCTGGGGATCGCCGGCTTACTACAACGGCGTGGTCTATTACGGTGGGCTGAACGACAACCTGAAGGCGTTGCCGGTTTCGGGGGCGTTCCTCGCGACAACGGCTGCGTCGCGGAGCCCGACCACCTTTCCGTATCCGGGGGCGACGCCGGCCGTGTCGGCGAACGGCGCAAGCAACGGTATTGTATGGGCGGCGGAAAACGGCACGACCGGCGCTTTGCACGCGTACAACGCGGGTAATCTCGCCGTCGAGTTGTACAACAGCAACCAGGCCGGCGCGCGTGATCAATGGGGCGCGGGCAATAAATTCATCACGCCGATGATCGCGCGCGGCAAGGTATACGTCGGCGCCACCAATGGCGTGGCGGTGTTCGGGTTGCGGTGATTGGGTGCGTCGGGTGTGCTCGCGTGGTTGGTTGGCAAGCGATGACCCGGGTCGCGATATGAAAAAGCCCCTGCTTGTTTTGAGCAGGGGCTTTGTGTTTGCAGCAGACCTCGTATCGCGGCTAACCTCACATCACGCCGCTACATATCCGCCAGGTATGACGCTTACTCCACGTCGCTCTTCGCGGCCGTCTTACGCGGACGACGACTGCGCGGCGCAGTTTTGCGTGCGGCCTTTTTTGCCGGCGCGGGCGTTTCTTCCACTGTGGCAGAGGCGGCCGGCGGTTCAGCAGGTGCGGCGATCTCCGGTATGTCGTCGATGCTTCGCGGCGCGGCTTTCTTTGCCCTCTTCGCAGCCGTCTTGCGCGGCGCGCGTTCATTGCGACGCTTGGGTTGCTTGCCGCTCGCATCCCGCTCGTCTGCCGGGCTCTGCGAGCCAGCTGGTTCTTCGGCCGTCACGGTTTCCGGCTCCGCCCAAGGCGCTTCGGGCGCCTCAAAAATGAACCCGGTATTTTCCGGCGCGTGCGCGTGCACGTCTTCCGTTTGAGCCTGAGCGCTGCCGCCGTGCTCAATGCCAGTACGCTCCTCGTGAACGATCTCCTGCTGGCCGCGGCCTGCTTTACGATTGCCTCGCCCCCGACGGCGCGACTCGTGTTTGCCGCCCGACTCGGCAATCACCGTTTCGGCAACCTGCGCCTCATACAATTGTTCAGCCGACTCCACAACTTCGACAGGCTCGCCCGTGTTGTCGCCCGCTATATTCGCGGCCGTGCTTCGATACACATACGCGCCTGACTTTTCATCGCGACCAAATTCGAGCAGCCCGCGAGCATGAGCTTCTTCGAGCAGATTGCCGAAGGCGCGAAAACCGTAGTACGTCTCGTTGAAATCCGGCTTGCGACGCTTGATCGCGTTCTTCAACACCGACGCCCAGATCTTGCCGCTATCGCCGCGTTCGGACGCGAGCGCGTCGAACGTTTGCACCGCGATCTCGACCGCCTTGGTGCGTCGTTTTTCGAGGTCTTCCTTGTTGCGCGTCTTCTCCTCGTCGGGCGCGCGTTTGGCCGCCGGCTGGGCGGACTGTTGCGGGCGCGACGACTCGCGCTTGGCGACGGTGCGCTGACTCTCACGCACGAGGTCGTCGTAGAAAAAGAACTCGTCGCAGTTCGCGATCAGCAGATCGGACGTGGATTGCTGCACGCCGACGCCAATGACCTGCTTGGCGTTCTCGCGCAGCTTCGACACTAGCGGCGAAAAATCCGAGTCGCCACTGATGATCACGAACGTATTGACGTGCGACTTCGTGTAGCAGAGGTCGAGCGCGTCGACCACGAGCCGGATGTCGGCGGAATTCTTGCCCGATTGGCGCACGTGCGGAATCTCGATCAATTCGAAATTGGCCTCGTGCATCGCGCCTTTGAAACTCTTGTAGCGGTCCCAGTCGCAATACGCTTTCTTCACGACGATGCTGCCCTTGAGCAGCAGACGTTCGAGCACCAGCTTGATATCGAACTTGTCGTACTTCGCGTCGCGCACGCCGAGCGCGACGTTTTCGAAGTCGCAGAATAGCGCCATGCTGACGGTTTCGTTGGATGACGCCATGGTTATCTCCATTGAAGCGATCGTCGAATTCGACGAATCGCGACCATGATAGCGATTCCAGCGGAGGTGATCAGCTTTTGTGTTCCGGGCGCACCGATACGGGCCGCGCGAAGCTGTGACAGCGCGCGGTTTTTCGGGCGTTTTCCAGGTTTTTTGCTGCGTGGCTGGCACTGTGACGAATCGGCTCAGCGCCACCGCCCGACAGCGGGCCACAATGCATTGACCACGCGGGCGAACGTACTACCTCTCGTGATGATACGGCGCGACATT
The nucleotide sequence above comes from Paraburkholderia sp. FT54. Encoded proteins:
- a CDS encoding DHA2 family efflux MFS transporter permease subunit — translated: MTHSIHGNKRWLALIVLCLGVLMIVLDTTIVNVALPSIAADLGFSETSLVWVVNAYMLTYGGCLLLGGRLGDLYGHRKLFLGGIALFTLASLACGMANSQILLICARAVQGLGGAVVSAVSLSLIMNLFTETGERAKAMGVYGFVCAGGGSIGVLLGGLLTNLLSWHWIFLVNLPIGIAVYAMCVALLPSARGHAHGERLDVAGAVTVTASLMLAVYAVVNGNEAGWTSAQTLGLLFAALALLAVFLVIEARVQHPLMPLGLFHLRNVATANVVGVLWTAAMFGWFFISALYLQRVLGYRPLQVGLAFLPASLIMAFFSLGLSARVVMRFGLRLPLAVGLLVAACGLALFARAPVNGNFLFDVLPGMILLGFGAGIAFNSVLLAAMSDVDPNDSGLASGIVNTSLMMGGALGLAVLASLAAARSDAMQASESAAAALNSGYHVAFLFGAIFAAAAGVLGGLLLRPGQPGGAGARPVADGYGVTTASTAPTTGNAAATEHY
- a CDS encoding YMGG-like glycine zipper-containing protein; this translates as MISSPKSIRVALPVAAVALALLGGCAVVPPSGPSIVALPRSGEPLNQFQQDDYNCRDYAYRSTNATGASQAATTNSVNSTALGTLGGAAVGALLGAAAGNAGAGAAIGAGSGLLVGGAAGANGAQYSAGSLQAQYDAAYAQCMTSKGNTISQPQMPVYAPQPVYVAPPPRYYGPPPVMYAPYPYY
- a CDS encoding pyrrolo-quinoline quinone; this translates as MRISQAGVETPGLGAWTRRATVATLIAVAACFVSCGGGSGGTSGVASGSSGGSGSGTPSGSDSGSGSGSTGTSGSGTGSAGAGTGSTGTGSTTGAGSTTGTGAGTGTETGTGTTGTGNTPVAVTAYATDVLMHHNDLGRTGQMLAETTLTPANVNSAGFGKLAFLAADGKVDGQPLFVTSLSIGGTAHDVVYVVTEHDSVYAYDATSFAQLWKVSLIGSGETPSDDHGCPDITPEIGITSTPVIDRNRGTNGVLYAVAMTKDSTGGYHHRLHALDLTTGAEVLGGPTEIAATYPGNGAGSVNGVINFNPTLHTERAALTLVGGNIYMGWTAHCMGGSYTGWLMAYSADTLKQTSVLNITPNGSQGSIWMAGSGMASDGTSLYVVDGNGTFGTTLNAQGFPVDGDFGDSMMKLSLGNLQVTDYFAMSDVVTQAATDNDFGSGGAMVLPDQTTAGGVVKHLAVAAGKDNHIYVVDRDSMGKFSPTANNIWQELIGTLAGGIWGSPAYYNGVVYYGGLNDNLKALPVSGAFLATTAASRSPTTFPYPGATPAVSANGASNGIVWAAENGTTGALHAYNAGNLAVELYNSNQAGARDQWGAGNKFITPMIARGKVYVGATNGVAVFGLR
- a CDS encoding NYN domain-containing protein, with translation MASSNETVSMALFCDFENVALGVRDAKYDKFDIKLVLERLLLKGSIVVKKAYCDWDRYKSFKGAMHEANFELIEIPHVRQSGKNSADIRLVVDALDLCYTKSHVNTFVIISGDSDFSPLVSKLRENAKQVIGVGVQQSTSDLLIANCDEFFFYDDLVRESQRTVAKRESSRPQQSAQPAAKRAPDEEKTRNKEDLEKRRTKAVEIAVQTFDALASERGDSGKIWASVLKNAIKRRKPDFNETYYGFRAFGNLLEEAHARGLLEFGRDEKSGAYVYRSTAANIAGDNTGEPVEVVESAEQLYEAQVAETVIAESGGKHESRRRGRGNRKAGRGQQEIVHEERTGIEHGGSAQAQTEDVHAHAPENTGFIFEAPEAPWAEPETVTAEEPAGSQSPADERDASGKQPKRRNERAPRKTAAKRAKKAAPRSIDDIPEIAAPAEPPAASATVEETPAPAKKAARKTAPRSRRPRKTAAKSDVE
- the sodB gene encoding superoxide dismutase [Fe] encodes the protein MEHTLPPLPFAKNALVPHMSEETLEYHYGKHHQTYVTNLNNLIKGTEFENLSLEEIVKKASGGVFNNAAQVWNHTFFWNSLSPQGGGAPTGALADAINAKWGSFDKFKEEFAKTAVGTFGSGWAWLVKKADGSLDLVSTSNAATPLTTDAKALLTIDVWEHAYYIDYRNARPKFVEAYWNIVNWAFASKNFA
- a CDS encoding Trm112 family protein, which encodes MDARLLEILVCPICKGPLSYDRAAQELICNADKLAYPIRDGIPVMLVDEARQTVEGTPVDLNPGSVA
- a CDS encoding FMN-dependent NADH-azoreductase, translated to MKLLHVDSSILGQGSVSRDLSADVVATFQARHPDLAVTRLDLAVTPIGHLTAAHLAAAQGAPVDEALKSDVAAGQVALDEFLAADIVVIGAPMYNLGVPSQLKAWIDRLSVAGKTFSYGEHGPVGLCGGKKLIIASSRGGVYREGSPAAFFDHQETYLKAAFGFLGITDIAFIRAEGVAMGPEARSGAIASAKKETAALAA
- the xseA gene encoding exodeoxyribonuclease VII large subunit — encoded protein: MNPESPFSSSATPGGEVVVPVSALNRAIGTMLERSFPLVWVAGEVSNFTRAASGHWYFSIKDAQAQMRCVMFRGRAQYAEFTPREGDRIEVRALVTMYEPRGELQLNVEAVRRTGQGRLYEAFLRLKAQLEAEGLFAAERKRALPSHPRTIGIVTSLQAAALRDVLTTLSRRAPHIPVIVYPAPVQGVGVSGKLAAMVDAANARREVDVLIVCRGGGSIEDLWAFNEEVLARAIAESAIPVVSGVGHETDFTIADFAADVRAPTPTGAAELVSPQRVLLLRELDHRHATLARGFGRMMERRAQQLDWLARRLVSPAERLARQRTHLQQLSVRLASAGARPVRDARARFSLLQMRWQRWRPDLAGHQAKLGNLSQRLDAALLRQHERQTARIDTLAARLEVLSPQRTLERGYAAVLDAQSGRAVRAPSSLKPGRRLTVHLAEGAADIALADVQPRLTDGF
- the lpxK gene encoding tetraacyldisaccharide 4'-kinase; the encoded protein is MSEVSNRLEARLAREWQQRGPLAWALTPLACVFGAIAAARRAAFSFGWLKSVRIGVPVVVVGNVTVGGTGKTPTVIALVEALRAAGFKPGVVSRGYGARVKMPTRVTPASAASVGGDEPLLIARRTGAPVWVCPDRVAAARALCAAHREVDVIVSDDGLQHYRLERDAELVVFDHRLGGNGFLLPAGPLREPLSRRRDATLINDPYARTLPAWPNTFALQLAPADAWHLDNPALRRPLAQFSGDRVLAAAGIGAPERFFATLRAAGLTPATRALPDHYAFERNPFIDVDADAILITEKDAVKLGSWHDARIWVVPVEAALDHRLIALVVEKVRGRSPA